In Microbacterium sp. AB, a single genomic region encodes these proteins:
- a CDS encoding arginase family protein — MARFLVVPQWQGSSSARAMAHIDGAEAIAGDLPRAACSSVDVPLEAGDSLGTGVLRASALLRVREGIAAALAAEGEPVIVIGGDGGVSVPAIGHVADGDLAVVWFDAHGALHDVRSSSSGAFSGMALRSVLGEGPDGLSLSPGAVAAESVVLAGARSLEEAEADFIETSGLRRLAPASLTPDALVEAVTSTGASRVYVHVDLDVLDPAHVSGVTEPHPFGLEPSTLVAAIAALRAELPLAGASVAGFAPASPAAALDDLGTILRIIGSLAR; from the coding sequence ATGGCGCGTTTCCTCGTGGTCCCGCAGTGGCAGGGCTCCTCCTCCGCACGGGCGATGGCCCACATCGACGGCGCGGAGGCGATCGCCGGCGATCTCCCCCGCGCGGCGTGCTCCTCGGTCGACGTCCCGCTGGAGGCCGGGGACTCCCTCGGCACGGGGGTGCTGCGGGCCAGCGCGCTGCTGCGCGTCCGCGAGGGGATCGCCGCCGCGCTCGCCGCGGAGGGCGAGCCCGTCATCGTGATCGGGGGCGACGGCGGGGTGTCCGTCCCCGCGATCGGACACGTCGCGGACGGCGATCTCGCGGTCGTCTGGTTCGACGCCCACGGCGCCCTCCACGACGTGCGCTCCTCGTCCTCCGGAGCGTTTTCGGGGATGGCCCTGCGCAGCGTCCTGGGCGAGGGCCCCGACGGTCTCTCCCTCTCCCCCGGCGCGGTCGCCGCGGAGAGCGTGGTCCTCGCGGGGGCTCGCTCGCTCGAGGAGGCGGAGGCGGACTTCATCGAGACGAGCGGGCTGCGCCGCCTCGCTCCCGCATCGCTCACGCCCGACGCCCTCGTCGAGGCCGTGACCTCGACGGGAGCGTCACGCGTCTACGTGCACGTCGACCTCGACGTCCTCGACCCTGCGCACGTGTCGGGTGTGACCGAGCCCCACCCGTTCGGGCTCGAGCCGTCGACGCTCGTCGCCGCGATCGCCGCGCTGCGGGCGGAGCTGCCCCTCGCCGGGGCGTCGGTGGCGGGCTTCGCCCCGGCATCCCCCGCCGCCGCGCTCGACGACCTCGGGACCATCCTGCGCATCATCGGCTCGCTCGCCCGCTGA
- a CDS encoding Fe-S oxidoreductase, whose amino-acid sequence MRLRIAFPADPVPRHWREIAELRVEHGRALDARIPPWLLDSPASRVGRLWGTAVGWLWGGLWSRGRVERREGLWVFRGMPAWTFPRGGVCVGACFLTGDRDLPPGLLRHEAVHGRQWRRYGFLMPVLYLLAGRNPLANRFEIEAGLEDGGYVSG is encoded by the coding sequence ATGCGCCTCCGCATCGCCTTTCCGGCTGACCCCGTCCCCCGCCACTGGCGCGAGATCGCCGAGCTGCGCGTCGAGCACGGCCGCGCGCTCGACGCGCGCATCCCGCCATGGCTCCTCGACTCGCCGGCGAGCCGCGTCGGCCGCCTCTGGGGCACGGCGGTCGGGTGGCTGTGGGGAGGACTGTGGAGCCGGGGGCGCGTGGAGCGTCGCGAGGGCCTGTGGGTCTTCCGCGGCATGCCGGCGTGGACGTTCCCGCGCGGCGGCGTCTGCGTGGGGGCGTGCTTCCTGACGGGGGACCGCGATCTTCCGCCGGGGCTCCTGCGGCATGAGGCGGTGCACGGTCGCCAGTGGCGCCGCTACGGATTCCTCATGCCCGTGCTCTACCTGCTGGCGGGGAGGAACCCCCTCGCCAACCGCTTCGAGATCGAGGCGGGGCTGGAGGACGGCGGATACGTCAGCGGATGA
- a CDS encoding TPM domain-containing protein, with protein MRARWTVMLGAGMAVLLGGSATAALAESPVALDDAYVYDGSDVLTSDEEQAADDRLRQLSDETDVDLWVVYVDDFEDPSDRVQWADDTAELNGLGTDQYLLAIATEGRQLYISAAQDGPVGDSRLDAIEEELLDVLGDGDWAGAVDVAADGLEDARSGSSGWPWIIGLVVVAGVVIVVVLLTRNRRKSPSSTPGSAPAEPEVPLAELQRRAASLLIATDDAVKASEQELGFAIAQFGEGATTEFQEALATAKADLGRAFELKQKLDDGEEDAESDVRAGNAEIVSLCEHAGASLEEKAEAFAQLRQLEQNAPEALAQVQEKRAQATQLAAEAQQALGVLLTRYAPEALDTVSDNPEQARTRLVFADEQLASAQRLIGSAKAGEAAVAIRNAEQAIAQARGLRTAVDELGAALAEGEKQANALVVELEGDVAAAKQLPDPDGSVAAAIARTEQQVEHARQNLSGTGRRPLVLLESLQKADDEIDHAIAGGRDAVQKRQRAEQLLGQTVLQARSQVASAEQFLAARRGGVGADARTRLAQAGSELARAEGLQQSDPGTALVHAQSALRHAQEAVQLAQSDVGVFESRYPARGASSGSSGDDFLGGLLGGLIGSSLGGNRRSSSGWGGGGVFGGGGYGGGRSGRSGGGSFGGRGGRSGGGGFGGGRSGGGRSGRGGGGRF; from the coding sequence ATGCGGGCGAGGTGGACCGTGATGCTGGGCGCCGGCATGGCCGTGCTGCTGGGAGGGTCCGCGACGGCGGCGCTCGCGGAGAGCCCCGTCGCACTCGACGACGCGTACGTGTACGACGGGTCGGACGTCCTGACCTCCGACGAGGAGCAGGCCGCGGACGACCGCCTGCGTCAGCTCTCGGACGAGACGGACGTCGACCTGTGGGTCGTGTACGTCGACGACTTCGAGGACCCGTCGGACCGCGTGCAGTGGGCCGACGACACGGCAGAGCTCAACGGGCTCGGGACCGACCAGTACCTCCTCGCGATCGCCACGGAGGGACGCCAGCTCTACATCTCCGCCGCCCAGGACGGCCCCGTCGGCGACTCCCGCCTCGACGCGATCGAGGAGGAGCTCCTCGACGTCCTCGGCGACGGGGACTGGGCCGGCGCCGTGGACGTCGCGGCCGACGGCCTCGAGGACGCACGCTCGGGATCGAGCGGATGGCCGTGGATCATCGGGCTCGTCGTGGTCGCCGGCGTCGTCATCGTCGTCGTGCTGCTGACGCGGAACCGGCGGAAGAGCCCGTCGAGCACGCCGGGATCGGCGCCCGCAGAGCCCGAGGTCCCCCTCGCAGAGCTGCAGCGGCGCGCAGCGTCGCTCCTCATCGCCACGGACGACGCCGTCAAGGCGAGCGAGCAGGAGCTCGGCTTCGCGATCGCGCAGTTCGGGGAGGGCGCGACGACCGAGTTCCAGGAGGCGCTCGCCACGGCGAAGGCCGACCTCGGCCGCGCGTTCGAGCTCAAGCAGAAGCTCGACGACGGAGAGGAGGACGCCGAGAGCGATGTGCGCGCGGGGAACGCCGAGATCGTCTCCCTCTGCGAGCACGCGGGCGCCTCGCTCGAGGAGAAGGCCGAGGCGTTCGCCCAGCTGCGACAGCTCGAGCAGAACGCCCCGGAGGCCCTCGCGCAGGTGCAGGAGAAGCGCGCGCAGGCGACGCAGCTGGCCGCCGAGGCGCAGCAGGCGCTCGGCGTCCTCCTGACGCGGTATGCGCCGGAGGCGCTCGACACCGTGTCCGACAACCCCGAGCAGGCGCGGACGCGTCTCGTGTTCGCCGACGAGCAGCTCGCCTCCGCGCAGAGGCTCATCGGCTCGGCCAAGGCGGGCGAGGCCGCCGTGGCCATCCGCAACGCGGAGCAGGCCATCGCGCAGGCGCGGGGCCTGCGCACCGCCGTGGACGAGCTCGGCGCGGCGCTCGCCGAGGGCGAGAAGCAGGCGAACGCCCTCGTCGTCGAGCTCGAAGGCGATGTGGCCGCCGCGAAGCAGCTCCCGGACCCCGACGGCTCGGTGGCCGCCGCCATCGCGCGCACCGAGCAGCAGGTGGAGCACGCGAGACAGAACCTCTCCGGCACGGGCCGGAGGCCGCTCGTCCTGCTCGAGAGCCTGCAGAAGGCCGACGACGAGATCGACCACGCGATCGCCGGCGGGCGCGACGCGGTGCAGAAGCGCCAGCGCGCCGAGCAGCTTCTCGGCCAGACCGTCCTCCAGGCACGCAGCCAGGTGGCCTCCGCGGAGCAGTTCCTCGCGGCCCGCCGGGGCGGCGTCGGAGCGGACGCCCGGACGAGGCTCGCGCAGGCGGGGTCGGAGCTCGCGCGTGCGGAGGGACTCCAGCAGTCCGATCCCGGGACCGCCCTCGTCCACGCCCAGTCCGCGCTGCGGCACGCGCAGGAGGCCGTCCAGCTCGCGCAGAGCGACGTCGGCGTGTTCGAGAGCCGCTACCCGGCCCGGGGCGCGTCGTCCGGCTCGTCGGGCGACGACTTCCTCGGGGGCCTGCTCGGCGGGCTCATCGGCAGCTCGCTCGGCGGCAACCGGCGCTCGAGCTCCGGATGGGGCGGAGGCGGCGTCTTCGGCGGCGGCGGTTACGGCGGCGGCCGGTCGGGTCGCAGCGGAGGCGGTTCGTTCGGCGGACGCGGCGGCCGCTCCGGCGGCGGCGGCTTCGGCGGAGGCCGCTCCGGCGGCGGACGCAGCGGACGCGGCGGAGGTGGCCGCTTCTGA
- a CDS encoding D-2-hydroxyacid dehydrogenase, with the protein MTASTPRLRAVVATDLSERLCQEIERREPRLEIVRDHRLYRPMRWPADWGGDPARVRSAEEQAAFEDLVDSAEVLFSIPDADPAALARTVRANPALRWVHVMAAGGGAQVKAAGLSDEELDRVTFTTSAGVHGSTLAEFAVLGVLAGAKDLPRLQRSQHARTWDDRWTMRHLDEMTVLVVGLGGIGKAAAQRFAAFGATVWGTNRSGRAVEGVDRIVPVDELVTAVSDVDAIVVTLPGTDGTEHLIGEEVLRAAKPGVILANVGRGTVVDESALLGALDDGRVSYAALDVFETEPLPSRSPLWDHPRVLVSPHTAALSTQEDVRIARLFADNARRLLDGEPLRNVVDTVEFY; encoded by the coding sequence ATGACCGCAAGCACCCCGCGGCTGCGCGCCGTCGTCGCGACGGACCTGTCCGAGCGGCTGTGCCAGGAGATCGAGCGGCGAGAGCCCCGCCTCGAGATCGTGCGCGACCACCGGCTCTACCGGCCCATGCGCTGGCCGGCCGACTGGGGCGGCGACCCGGCACGCGTCCGCTCCGCCGAGGAGCAGGCGGCCTTCGAGGATCTCGTCGACTCCGCCGAGGTCCTCTTCTCTATCCCCGACGCCGATCCGGCTGCGCTCGCCCGCACCGTGCGCGCCAACCCCGCCCTGCGCTGGGTGCACGTCATGGCCGCCGGCGGCGGCGCGCAGGTCAAGGCGGCCGGGCTCTCGGACGAGGAGCTCGACCGCGTGACCTTCACGACGAGCGCCGGCGTGCACGGCTCCACGCTGGCCGAGTTCGCGGTGCTCGGCGTGCTCGCCGGGGCGAAGGACCTCCCGCGGCTGCAGCGGTCCCAGCACGCGCGCACATGGGATGACCGCTGGACGATGCGCCACCTCGACGAGATGACCGTGCTCGTCGTCGGCCTCGGCGGCATCGGCAAGGCCGCCGCGCAGCGCTTCGCCGCGTTCGGCGCCACGGTGTGGGGGACGAACCGCTCGGGACGCGCCGTCGAGGGCGTCGATCGCATCGTCCCCGTCGACGAGCTGGTCACGGCAGTGTCGGACGTCGACGCGATCGTCGTCACCCTCCCCGGCACCGACGGCACCGAGCACCTCATCGGCGAGGAGGTGCTGCGCGCGGCGAAGCCCGGGGTCATCCTCGCGAACGTCGGCCGCGGCACCGTCGTCGACGAGAGCGCCCTGCTCGGCGCGCTCGACGACGGCCGCGTCTCGTACGCCGCGCTCGACGTGTTCGAGACCGAGCCGCTCCCGTCGCGGAGCCCGCTGTGGGACCATCCGCGCGTCCTCGTCAGCCCGCACACCGCCGCCCTGTCCACGCAGGAGGACGTCCGCATCGCACGCCTCTTCGCCGACAACGCGCGCCGGCTCCTCGACGGCGAACCGCTCCGCAACGTCGTCGACACCGTCGAGTTCTACTGA
- a CDS encoding glycoside hydrolase family 43 protein, with the protein MRNPLIPGFHPDPSVCRIGDEYYIATSTFEYLPGIRIFRSRDLENVELAGHVAVRDGQVGAVGVPTGGGVWAPTIRHHGDKVWLVVPDMMGTGRGNVLFTADSPEGPWSDGVVMDVFGIDPDIAWDEDGVCYVTMSGLGVNDDGTIVHLGITQVRFDPETGKALSEPRSIWSGTGGMFPEAPHLYHIGDWWYLLIAEGGTERGHSASIARSASPEGPFEGFEGNPLVTARGTDRAVQNTGHGDLVQRPDGSWAMVLLGTRPRSSTRAFAPLGRETYLTPVAWGEDGWPRVEPVLLGDRRDVVERDYVFPADGPAALDGFDGDVIAVRAFPRDVADLDARPGWARLEGRGAGMEDEHPVFLGVRQVTEASEIEVVLDVSAGRGGISMRYDEDSHLDVDADAESVTMTMTARGLQQSWTRPRAETGSVVRLRIVADPPAVGVVTAGASCDRLRGEVFDEGGWAEIAGVDGAFLSSDFCESFTGRVVGPYARHGVVDVERIRYAGQDILR; encoded by the coding sequence GTGCGCAACCCCCTGATCCCCGGCTTCCATCCCGACCCGAGCGTGTGCCGGATCGGCGACGAGTACTACATCGCGACGTCCACGTTCGAGTACCTGCCCGGCATCCGGATCTTCCGCTCCCGCGACCTCGAGAACGTCGAGCTCGCCGGTCATGTCGCCGTGCGCGACGGCCAGGTCGGGGCCGTGGGCGTCCCCACGGGGGGCGGGGTGTGGGCGCCGACGATCCGCCACCACGGGGACAAGGTGTGGCTGGTCGTGCCCGACATGATGGGAACGGGACGCGGCAACGTCCTCTTCACCGCGGACAGCCCCGAGGGGCCGTGGTCGGACGGCGTCGTGATGGACGTGTTCGGGATCGATCCGGACATCGCGTGGGACGAGGACGGCGTCTGCTACGTGACGATGTCGGGTCTCGGCGTCAACGACGACGGCACGATCGTCCACCTCGGGATCACGCAGGTGCGCTTCGACCCCGAGACCGGGAAGGCCCTGTCCGAGCCGCGCTCTATCTGGTCCGGCACCGGCGGGATGTTCCCGGAGGCGCCGCACCTCTATCACATCGGCGACTGGTGGTACCTCCTCATCGCCGAAGGCGGCACGGAGCGCGGGCACTCGGCGTCCATCGCGCGCAGCGCGTCGCCGGAGGGGCCCTTCGAGGGGTTCGAGGGCAATCCGCTCGTGACCGCCCGCGGCACCGACCGCGCCGTTCAGAACACCGGACACGGCGATCTCGTGCAGCGGCCCGACGGCTCCTGGGCGATGGTGCTGCTGGGCACGCGTCCGCGGTCTTCGACGCGGGCGTTCGCGCCGCTGGGGCGCGAGACCTACCTCACCCCGGTCGCATGGGGCGAGGACGGATGGCCCCGTGTCGAGCCCGTCCTCCTCGGAGACCGCCGGGACGTCGTCGAGCGCGACTACGTCTTCCCCGCCGACGGCCCCGCGGCCCTGGACGGTTTCGACGGGGACGTCATCGCCGTCCGGGCCTTCCCCCGCGACGTCGCCGATCTCGACGCCCGCCCGGGATGGGCGCGTCTCGAGGGGCGAGGAGCCGGGATGGAGGACGAGCATCCCGTCTTCCTCGGCGTCCGTCAGGTGACGGAGGCGAGCGAGATCGAGGTCGTCCTCGACGTCTCAGCCGGGCGCGGAGGGATCTCGATGCGTTACGACGAGGACTCGCACCTCGACGTGGATGCGGACGCCGAGTCGGTCACCATGACCATGACGGCGCGGGGCCTGCAGCAGAGCTGGACGCGGCCCCGCGCGGAGACCGGTTCCGTCGTGCGGCTGAGGATCGTGGCCGATCCTCCCGCCGTCGGGGTGGTGACGGCCGGCGCATCGTGCGACCGCCTGCGCGGAGAGGTCTTCGACGAAGGCGGATGGGCGGAGATCGCCGGCGTCGACGGCGCCTTCCTCTCCTCCGACTTCTGCGAGTCCTTCACCGGCCGCGTCGTCGGGCCGTACGCGCGTCACGGCGTCGTCGACGTCGAGAGGATCCGCTACGCCGGGCAGGACATCCTGCGCTGA
- a CDS encoding DUF3097 domain-containing protein has product MDDRYGTDVLAAGWRDKGRKTSRPVAAELDLVVEVAGDGYCGAITRVENGNVELEDRKGRTRVFPLGAGFLVEGEPVALVVPTAQPRGRRRTASGSFVADDGRARVALPSRILVEGRHDAELVEKVWGADLRTEGVVVEFLQGVDLLHDLLRDEPPTAERRYGVLVDHLVPGSKETRIAEQIARGPHGVHVRIVGHPFVDVWQCVKPAALGIARWPEVPRGQDWKTGICRGLGWPSETKEDLGLAWQRILSRVTTYRDLEPALLGRVEELIDFVTAP; this is encoded by the coding sequence ATGGACGACAGATACGGCACGGACGTGCTCGCGGCCGGATGGCGCGACAAGGGCAGGAAGACGTCGAGACCGGTGGCCGCCGAGCTCGACCTCGTCGTCGAGGTCGCCGGCGACGGCTACTGCGGCGCGATCACGCGCGTCGAGAACGGCAACGTGGAGCTCGAGGACCGGAAGGGGCGCACGCGCGTCTTCCCGCTCGGCGCCGGCTTCCTCGTCGAGGGCGAGCCCGTCGCGCTCGTCGTGCCGACGGCGCAGCCGCGGGGGCGCCGCCGCACGGCGTCGGGGTCGTTCGTCGCGGACGACGGACGTGCCCGCGTGGCGCTGCCGAGCCGCATCCTCGTCGAGGGCAGGCACGACGCCGAGCTCGTGGAGAAGGTGTGGGGCGCCGACCTGCGCACCGAGGGCGTCGTGGTCGAGTTCCTGCAGGGCGTCGACCTGCTCCACGACCTGCTCCGCGACGAGCCGCCGACGGCGGAGCGCCGCTACGGCGTGCTCGTCGATCATCTCGTGCCAGGGTCGAAGGAGACACGGATCGCCGAGCAGATCGCGCGCGGGCCGCACGGCGTGCACGTGAGGATCGTGGGCCATCCGTTCGTCGACGTGTGGCAGTGTGTGAAGCCCGCCGCCCTCGGCATCGCACGCTGGCCCGAGGTGCCGCGGGGGCAGGACTGGAAGACCGGCATCTGCCGGGGGCTCGGATGGCCGTCCGAGACGAAGGAGGACCTCGGGCTCGCCTGGCAGCGCATCCTGAGTCGCGTGACGACGTACCGCGACCTCGAGCCCGCGCTCCTCGGTCGCGTCGAGGAGCTCATCGACTTCGTGACGGCGCCCTGA
- a CDS encoding TetR/AcrR family transcriptional regulator, giving the protein MAHVGYAKGRSRRHAIVEAAILLFAEVGYHAASLRELASRVGMTHPGLLHHFPDKAALLQAVLAYRDESDRAAVDEEAQRGIDPIESFVRIVERNALRRPLIEAFAALEAEATTEGHPAHRYFADRSETTMAEIRDEFFARAERGELAPGLDPEHVARNFAALMDGLQIQWLYSLGSEGRERVDMAAHLRSYLSAVLRERPA; this is encoded by the coding sequence ATGGCGCATGTGGGGTACGCAAAAGGGCGGTCGAGACGCCACGCGATCGTCGAGGCGGCGATCCTGCTCTTCGCGGAGGTCGGCTACCACGCGGCGTCGCTGCGCGAGCTCGCCTCGCGCGTCGGCATGACGCACCCGGGCCTCCTCCATCACTTCCCCGACAAGGCCGCCCTGCTCCAGGCCGTCCTGGCCTACCGCGACGAGAGCGACCGCGCGGCCGTCGACGAGGAGGCCCAGCGCGGCATCGACCCGATCGAGAGCTTCGTGCGGATCGTGGAGCGCAACGCCCTGCGGCGTCCGCTGATCGAGGCGTTCGCCGCCCTGGAGGCCGAGGCGACGACCGAGGGCCATCCCGCCCACCGCTACTTCGCGGACCGCTCGGAGACGACGATGGCCGAGATCCGGGACGAGTTCTTCGCGCGCGCGGAACGGGGCGAGCTCGCACCGGGGCTCGACCCCGAGCACGTCGCGCGCAACTTCGCCGCGCTCATGGACGGCCTGCAGATCCAGTGGCTGTACTCGCTGGGCAGCGAGGGACGAGAGCGCGTCGACATGGCCGCGCACCTCCGGTCGTACCTGTCGGCGGTGCTGCGGGAGAGACCCGCCTGA
- a CDS encoding SIP domain-containing protein has product MDIIETSEHGAKTCRTSRHARVQHLVTADEHALVDLETLIATLPICSTGRIFIEVPDASWIGRLDAPARMIVTWLDRSQRTGDPGTGRTCAPGQALARAVNAWADEMMCAGDDTTRVTLLGGFLGTADIADHLTEALGTPADAIHVPDAFAGLIR; this is encoded by the coding sequence ATGGACATCATCGAGACCTCGGAGCACGGCGCGAAGACCTGCCGCACGTCGCGTCACGCGCGCGTGCAGCACCTCGTCACGGCGGACGAGCATGCGCTCGTCGATCTCGAGACGCTCATCGCGACGCTTCCGATCTGCTCGACGGGGCGCATCTTCATCGAGGTGCCCGACGCGTCCTGGATCGGTCGCCTGGACGCACCGGCCCGGATGATCGTCACCTGGCTCGATCGGTCGCAGCGGACGGGGGATCCGGGGACGGGTCGCACGTGCGCGCCCGGTCAGGCCCTCGCGCGTGCGGTCAACGCCTGGGCGGACGAGATGATGTGCGCGGGCGACGACACGACCCGCGTCACGCTCCTCGGAGGCTTCCTCGGCACGGCCGACATCGCCGACCACCTCACCGAGGCTCTCGGCACCCCGGCCGACGCCATCCACGTGCCGGACGCGTTCGCCGGGCTCATCCGCTGA
- a CDS encoding PspA/IM30 family protein, with translation MTKQSIFGRISTLIRANVNALIDQAEDPEKMLDQLVRDFTNSIADAEAAIAETIGNLRLLERDTAEDRQTAAEWGNKALAASRKADELRASGNAADADKFDNLAKVALQRQLSSENEIKAVEPQLAQQTEVVAKLKDGLNGMKVKLEQLKGKRAELLARAKTAEAQNKVHDAVKSIDVLDPTSELGRFEDKVRRQEALATGKAEIAASSLDAQFESLEDVGELTEVEARLAALKAGGPQGQIGA, from the coding sequence ATGACCAAGCAGTCGATCTTCGGACGCATCTCGACCCTCATCAGGGCCAACGTCAACGCGCTCATCGATCAGGCCGAGGATCCGGAGAAGATGCTCGACCAGCTCGTCCGCGACTTCACCAACAGCATCGCCGACGCCGAGGCCGCCATCGCGGAGACCATCGGCAACCTGCGCCTCCTCGAGCGCGACACCGCCGAGGACCGTCAGACCGCGGCCGAGTGGGGCAACAAGGCCCTCGCGGCCAGCCGCAAGGCCGATGAGCTGCGCGCCTCCGGCAACGCCGCGGACGCCGACAAGTTCGACAACCTCGCCAAGGTCGCGCTGCAGCGCCAGCTCTCCAGCGAGAACGAGATCAAGGCCGTCGAGCCGCAGCTCGCGCAGCAGACGGAGGTCGTCGCCAAGCTCAAGGACGGCCTCAACGGCATGAAGGTGAAGCTCGAGCAGCTCAAGGGCAAGCGCGCCGAGCTGCTCGCACGCGCCAAGACCGCCGAGGCGCAGAACAAGGTGCACGACGCCGTCAAGTCGATCGACGTGCTCGACCCGACGAGCGAGCTGGGCCGCTTCGAGGACAAGGTCCGCCGTCAGGAGGCCCTCGCCACCGGCAAGGCCGAGATCGCCGCGTCGAGCCTCGACGCGCAGTTCGAGTCGCTCGAGGACGTGGGCGAGCTCACCGAGGTCGAGGCGCGGCTCGCCGCCCTCAAGGCCGGCGGCCCCCAGGGGCAGATCGGCGCCTGA
- a CDS encoding MFS transporter, whose translation MDPHNASATAKTHETRPSQDVAPDTGTILLTTRIARFGVGFFVFGILWILGLQIVAAVLLPQRLRDIGVASPEALLGTMMAITAIVSLVSNLVFGNLSDRTRSRFGRRSPWILGGGLLGGASLTAIGFIESPVAITVVYCLCMVGLNMMLAPGVAVLSDRIPMRLRGTMSGFFGAGAVAGAPLGSIVGASFITNPIPGFVLAGALMLGSALVCLIVWPREPSAEDLPAAGGGLGDLVRSFRPPRKAPDFYRAFGSRLFMLLGYQMIMAYQLYIVQDHLGQTVSESAATIATMSIITLVVSLVGSLASGPLSDLLKRRRPIVVAASLLFALGIAMPWIWPTSTGMFLFAAIAGFGYGVYSSVDQALNVDVLPSQKEAGKDLGILNLSTTAGQTIGPLVTSWIVVGTGGYGVVFPVAIVAALLGAFFITRIRSVR comes from the coding sequence ATGGACCCGCACAACGCGTCAGCGACGGCGAAGACGCACGAGACGCGCCCCTCTCAGGACGTCGCGCCGGACACCGGCACGATCCTGCTCACGACGCGCATCGCACGCTTCGGCGTCGGCTTCTTCGTCTTCGGCATCCTGTGGATCCTCGGCCTCCAGATCGTCGCGGCGGTCCTTCTCCCCCAACGCCTCCGAGACATCGGCGTGGCCTCTCCCGAGGCGCTGCTGGGAACGATGATGGCGATCACCGCCATCGTCTCGCTCGTGTCGAACCTCGTCTTCGGCAACCTGTCCGACCGGACGCGCAGCCGGTTCGGCCGCCGCAGCCCCTGGATCCTCGGCGGCGGCCTGCTCGGCGGGGCCTCGCTCACCGCCATCGGATTCATCGAGAGCCCGGTCGCCATCACCGTCGTCTACTGCCTCTGCATGGTGGGGCTCAACATGATGCTCGCGCCGGGCGTCGCCGTCCTGTCCGACCGCATCCCGATGCGCCTGCGCGGGACGATGTCGGGCTTCTTCGGGGCGGGCGCCGTCGCGGGGGCGCCCCTCGGCAGCATCGTCGGGGCCTCGTTCATCACGAATCCGATTCCCGGCTTCGTCCTCGCCGGTGCCCTCATGCTCGGATCCGCGCTCGTCTGCCTCATCGTCTGGCCGCGGGAGCCGTCCGCCGAGGACCTGCCCGCCGCAGGAGGCGGGCTCGGGGATCTCGTGCGCTCCTTCCGCCCTCCGCGCAAGGCGCCCGACTTCTACCGCGCGTTCGGGAGCCGGCTGTTCATGCTGCTCGGCTACCAGATGATCATGGCGTACCAGCTCTACATCGTGCAGGATCACCTCGGCCAGACCGTCTCGGAGTCCGCGGCGACGATCGCGACGATGTCGATCATCACCCTGGTGGTCTCCCTCGTCGGCTCGCTCGCGTCGGGCCCCTTGTCCGACCTCCTCAAGCGCCGCCGCCCCATCGTGGTGGCCGCGAGCCTCCTCTTCGCGCTCGGGATCGCCATGCCGTGGATCTGGCCGACCTCGACGGGGATGTTCCTCTTCGCCGCGATCGCAGGCTTCGGCTACGGCGTCTACAGCTCGGTCGACCAGGCGCTCAACGTCGACGTGCTCCCGAGCCAGAAGGAGGCGGGCAAGGACCTCGGCATCCTCAACCTCTCCACCACGGCGGGACAGACGATCGGCCCGCTCGTCACCTCCTGGATCGTCGTGGGCACGGGCGGCTACGGCGTCGTCTTCCCCGTCGCCATCGTCGCCGCACTGCTGGGCGCCTTCTTCATCACGCGCATCCGCAGCGTGCGGTGA